The Mucilaginibacter mallensis genome has a segment encoding these proteins:
- a CDS encoding GntR family transcriptional regulator, with protein MVTIYEKILELEEMPSFSKHDQFVNGIINAINESIVSKGEALPSVNTMVKKLSFARATIMKGYKDLISRGIVQSKNRLGFYVANENTDQTLKVALVMYLMDSFQEQFYRSFRDELGANVQIDVFFHHGNITIFESIMDMVKGKYGMYVVSPIPHPRTKHLLDPLPRNKFIMFDRFEPLSEEFNYVTQEFEKASYEAFSALAEKIKLYDEMIFFHLPGSLNPLEIIRAFKKFVKDFDINARMLPEYIPGSVEQGKVYFSLNNAEIWEILKDCKVKKLKPGRDIGILSHNDEVIKELIGGGITTYSTDFVQMGKRVGQAIIGREQVQEVIPTVLKRRDSL; from the coding sequence ATGGTAACCATTTATGAAAAAATCCTGGAACTGGAAGAAATGCCATCCTTCTCTAAACACGACCAGTTTGTTAATGGCATAATAAACGCCATTAACGAAAGTATCGTTTCTAAAGGCGAAGCGCTTCCTTCGGTAAATACTATGGTTAAGAAGTTGAGCTTCGCCAGGGCAACCATAATGAAAGGGTATAAAGATCTGATCAGCCGGGGAATTGTTCAATCAAAAAACCGTTTGGGCTTTTATGTAGCCAACGAAAATACCGATCAGACACTTAAGGTTGCCTTAGTGATGTATCTTATGGACTCTTTTCAGGAACAGTTTTACCGTAGTTTCAGGGATGAATTGGGCGCTAATGTTCAGATAGATGTATTCTTTCACCATGGCAACATTACGATCTTTGAAAGTATTATGGATATGGTTAAGGGCAAATATGGAATGTACGTGGTATCCCCGATCCCCCACCCCAGAACCAAACATTTATTGGATCCTTTACCACGGAATAAGTTCATTATGTTTGATCGTTTTGAACCCCTAAGCGAGGAATTTAATTATGTAACCCAGGAATTTGAAAAAGCTTCATATGAAGCCTTTTCGGCGCTGGCAGAAAAAATCAAACTATACGACGAAATGATTTTCTTCCATTTACCGGGATCACTTAATCCATTGGAAATTATACGTGCGTTTAAAAAGTTTGTTAAAGATTTTGATATTAATGCAAGAATGCTTCCCGAATACATTCCAGGATCGGTAGAACAAGGGAAAGTCTATTTTTCATTGAACAATGCGGAAATTTGGGAAATATTGAAGGATTGTAAAGTAAAGAAACTGAAGCCGGGAAGAGATATTGGTATTTTATCTCACAATGACGAGGTAATTAAAGAACTGATCGGCGGTGGTATCACAACTTATTCGACGGATTTTGTGCAAATGGGAAAACGGGTTGGGCAGGCTATAATTGGGCGTGAACAAGTACAGGAAGTAATTCCTACCGTATTAAAACGCCGTGATTCGCTTTAA
- a CDS encoding solute:sodium symporter family transporter: MNGIALISFLAVIIAIIAVSLLTSKKSKIKNVAGLFFANRKLSFAAVGCALFFTNVNAAEFLGGSEAAYINNMTTMAWGVSSVFAMVIVSEFIMPVYLRGGINTTPDFLRTRFDNGTKMLVSAIFLIGYMVNLLPIILYTGAVALNGMFRISDVFHCTYFGGIVIMVLFMGIAGGTYSVLGGLKIIAVSDILLGVCLFAGGIFLTYFGLRYIGNGDWSSGWHQLLTTHKEHLNAIGSATDAVPFSGIFTGMLLVNLFYWGTEQVIVQQALSAKNLEMSQKGIALTCCGKLAGPFLFMLPGIIAVHAYEHMPQTIQVFPKLVRDLTPPAICGFIAAIVFGAAITSFSKALNSSGTLFILNIYKPYLIRHRKKFNDGTLLLASRKFETVAALIAILLAPMIIFASSNFYTYMQKANATFSIPIFTVMFVGFLTKKVPPIAAKCGIVFCATGYLLTQFVFQTGINFLHILALLFIATTALMLIIGQFAPMKPVKRPVKVINSYLTPWRRRHWVNALLVAVMVALFVLFSKAGLAG; encoded by the coding sequence ATGAATGGCATAGCTTTAATTAGTTTTCTGGCAGTAATAATTGCCATTATTGCTGTATCACTCTTAACTTCCAAAAAAAGTAAAATAAAAAATGTTGCGGGCCTGTTTTTTGCCAACAGGAAATTAAGCTTTGCGGCTGTTGGCTGCGCCTTGTTCTTCACCAATGTAAATGCCGCTGAATTCCTGGGCGGCAGTGAAGCCGCTTATATTAATAATATGACTACGATGGCTTGGGGCGTGAGCTCTGTTTTTGCAATGGTTATCGTTTCGGAGTTTATTATGCCGGTTTACCTGCGCGGCGGAATTAATACGACCCCTGATTTTTTGAGAACACGTTTTGATAACGGAACAAAAATGCTGGTGAGTGCCATCTTCCTGATTGGTTATATGGTAAATCTTTTGCCCATTATACTTTATACAGGGGCAGTCGCGCTTAACGGCATGTTCCGGATCTCTGATGTTTTCCATTGCACCTATTTCGGCGGAATCGTTATCATGGTGCTTTTTATGGGCATAGCAGGCGGCACTTATTCCGTATTGGGTGGACTGAAAATCATTGCTGTATCCGATATTTTGTTGGGAGTCTGCTTATTTGCAGGAGGTATTTTCCTTACTTATTTTGGACTGCGTTATATCGGGAATGGTGATTGGAGTTCCGGCTGGCATCAATTATTGACTACGCATAAAGAACATTTAAACGCTATTGGTAGTGCTACAGATGCTGTTCCCTTTTCGGGTATTTTTACAGGTATGTTATTGGTTAATTTATTTTATTGGGGAACCGAGCAGGTTATTGTCCAACAAGCGCTCTCTGCAAAGAACTTGGAAATGAGCCAGAAAGGTATCGCGTTAACCTGTTGCGGAAAATTGGCGGGCCCGTTTCTCTTTATGCTACCGGGCATTATAGCGGTACATGCATATGAGCATATGCCGCAAACTATCCAGGTATTCCCTAAATTAGTCAGGGATCTTACACCACCGGCAATTTGCGGGTTTATAGCAGCGATTGTATTCGGTGCAGCTATAACTTCGTTCTCAAAAGCATTGAATAGTTCCGGTACGCTTTTCATTTTAAATATCTATAAACCCTATCTCATCAGGCATAGGAAAAAATTTAACGACGGCACATTATTACTGGCATCCAGAAAATTTGAAACTGTAGCTGCGCTGATCGCCATATTATTGGCCCCGATGATCATTTTTGCCAGCAGTAATTTTTATACTTATATGCAAAAAGCTAACGCGACATTCAGCATCCCCATTTTTACGGTAATGTTTGTCGGGTTCCTGACCAAAAAGGTGCCCCCAATAGCTGCAAAATGTGGGATCGTTTTCTGCGCCACAGGTTATCTGCTAACACAATTTGTTTTTCAAACGGGTATAAATTTTCTTCATATACTGGCGCTGCTATTTATTGCAACTACGGCATTAATGCTGATTATCGGCCAATTTGCACCAATGAAGCCCGTTAAACGCCCGGTAAAAGTAATTAATAGCTATCTTACTCCCTGGCGGAGACGTCATTGGGTAAATGCCCTGTTGGTTGCTGTTATGGTAGCCTTATTTGTATTATTCTCAAAAGCCGGACTGGCTGGTTAA
- a CDS encoding GH92 family glycosyl hydrolase — MKHFFSALSVLPLLLLSLCGYGQNKNKESKEEVDYVNPLIGTAFTGFAEGLDGGGTMPCVNVPFAMTNFVAQTGENKMSRMVYQYEDKKVIGFTATHQPTVWMGDYGYVSVMPQIGELKVLPEERSLPFDHKDEISTPYYYAVTLNAGNDQKIRGEIAGGNTCGMFQFTFPKSDQAHLIIQGINLNPALADSANNYSNRIEKLRGYVHIDLLHNEITGYNPDRQSAQLGPELKNFKGYFVIRFDKKINSYGTWDKQTISKNSTSQFGTRMGAYLSFNTKTTEVVKVIVATSFISIEQAKSNLQREISGWDFGGLVKNTRKQWQQQLKVMTLSGVSKDQKTIFYTALFHTMLFPRQFSEYGKYYSAFDDKVHTGTSYNDYSLWDTFRALHPLLILTQPQRVNGMVQSLLQMYKEGGWMPMWPNPTYTNIMISTHADAVVADAYVKGFRGFDQQLAYQAVHKDAFTAPDGDTHKLWGDRDLWTSFEARGGLTYYHQLGYVPADKTKESVSRTIEYSVDDYCVAQMAKGMGKKSDYQQLVKWSNNYKNVYNTVTGFMAPKNSDGRWASNPNIGFTEGTNWTYTFGAMQDIPAMIVLMGGKKAFAEKLTKNFDEGHYRADNEPGHHYLYLFNYCGMPWKTQELVREHTSAVNFRNAPVGINGNDDCGQTSAWYLFNTMGFYPVSPASGYYSVGAPQLPFITLDLQNGKKLTIKAIGLSEKNKYVKEVRFNGKLIKDQLISHKQIIQGGSLVFKMTSIPQS, encoded by the coding sequence ATGAAACATTTTTTTTCTGCCTTATCCGTCCTTCCGTTACTACTGCTGTCTTTGTGTGGCTATGGTCAGAACAAAAATAAAGAGAGTAAGGAAGAGGTTGACTATGTTAACCCATTAATTGGCACCGCTTTTACCGGTTTTGCAGAGGGATTGGATGGCGGGGGCACTATGCCTTGCGTAAATGTACCCTTTGCCATGACTAATTTTGTTGCACAAACGGGTGAAAATAAAATGAGCAGGATGGTTTACCAATACGAAGATAAAAAGGTCATTGGCTTTACCGCAACACATCAGCCAACCGTATGGATGGGCGATTATGGGTATGTTTCTGTAATGCCGCAAATTGGGGAACTTAAAGTTTTGCCGGAAGAGCGGTCTTTGCCTTTTGATCATAAAGATGAGATTTCTACACCCTATTATTACGCCGTTACATTAAATGCCGGTAATGATCAAAAGATCAGGGGAGAAATTGCAGGAGGCAATACTTGTGGTATGTTTCAGTTCACCTTTCCCAAAAGTGATCAGGCACATCTTATCATTCAGGGGATTAATTTGAATCCCGCTTTAGCGGATTCAGCAAATAACTATTCTAACCGGATCGAAAAATTAAGGGGATATGTTCATATTGATCTTCTTCATAATGAAATAACGGGGTATAACCCTGACCGGCAGTCCGCGCAGCTTGGGCCGGAGCTGAAAAATTTCAAAGGCTATTTTGTTATTCGATTTGATAAAAAGATAAACAGCTATGGGACATGGGATAAGCAAACTATCAGTAAGAACAGTACCAGCCAGTTTGGAACACGTATGGGCGCTTATCTTTCTTTCAATACAAAAACAACCGAAGTAGTTAAAGTAATAGTAGCCACCTCTTTCATCAGCATAGAGCAAGCAAAAAGTAATCTTCAAAGAGAAATTAGCGGATGGGATTTTGGTGGCTTGGTTAAAAATACCCGCAAGCAATGGCAACAGCAACTAAAAGTAATGACGCTAAGTGGAGTATCTAAAGATCAAAAAACAATTTTTTATACCGCGCTATTCCACACGATGCTATTCCCGAGGCAATTTTCTGAGTACGGGAAGTATTACAGCGCGTTTGATGACAAGGTACACACCGGCACATCCTATAATGATTACTCTTTGTGGGATACCTTTAGGGCCTTGCATCCCCTGCTGATACTTACCCAGCCGCAACGGGTAAACGGAATGGTTCAATCGTTGCTGCAAATGTATAAAGAAGGTGGCTGGATGCCGATGTGGCCAAATCCTACCTATACAAATATTATGATTAGCACGCATGCGGATGCCGTAGTTGCTGACGCTTATGTTAAAGGGTTTCGTGGATTTGATCAGCAGTTGGCTTACCAGGCAGTGCACAAGGATGCTTTTACCGCGCCTGACGGTGACACCCATAAGCTATGGGGAGATCGTGATCTGTGGACAAGTTTTGAGGCCAGGGGAGGACTAACCTATTACCATCAGTTGGGTTATGTCCCGGCAGATAAGACCAAAGAATCCGTATCACGGACCATTGAATATTCGGTTGATGATTATTGCGTTGCGCAAATGGCTAAAGGAATGGGTAAAAAAAGTGATTATCAGCAGCTTGTTAAATGGAGCAATAACTACAAAAACGTTTACAATACCGTTACCGGCTTTATGGCTCCGAAAAATAGTGATGGCCGCTGGGCATCAAACCCGAATATAGGATTTACCGAAGGAACAAACTGGACCTATACATTCGGCGCTATGCAGGATATTCCAGCAATGATTGTACTGATGGGTGGTAAAAAGGCCTTTGCAGAAAAATTGACTAAAAACTTTGATGAAGGGCATTACCGGGCTGATAATGAACCGGGACACCATTACCTGTATCTTTTTAATTATTGTGGCATGCCCTGGAAAACACAGGAATTGGTTCGTGAACATACCTCAGCGGTAAACTTCCGTAACGCACCCGTGGGTATCAACGGGAATGACGATTGCGGGCAAACATCTGCCTGGTACTTGTTTAATACCATGGGCTTTTATCCGGTTTCACCGGCCAGTGGATATTACAGTGTTGGAGCACCACAACTTCCATTTATAACTTTGGATTTACAAAACGGGAAGAAACTAACAATTAAAGCGATAGGCTTATCCGAAAAAAATAAATATGTTAAGGAAGTACGTTTTAACGGGAAGCTAATCAAAGATCAGCTGATCTCACATAAGCAGATCATTCAGGGAGGCTCTCTGGTTTTCAAAATGACCAGTATTCCGCAAAGTTAA